Within Winogradskyella helgolandensis, the genomic segment TTTATAACGAAATTTACTTTTTCTTGTTTAGTCATTTTGTATTTTTACCTAATAAGCGATTTAATACAAATTTACGTAATTATGACATATTTAAAAGTAGGAGATAAGGCACCAAATTTTTCAGCAACAGATGAAAAAGGCAATGCTATTTCATTATCCGATTATAAAGGCAAAAAATTAGTGGTTTTCTTTTATCCAAAAGCAAGTACACCAGGTTGCACTGCAGAAGCTTGTAACCTTAATGATAATTACGACCGTTTTAAAGCGCAAGGTTATGAGATTTTGGGTGTGAGTGCAGATAGTGCAAAAAGACAAACTAATTTTAAAACTAAATACGGATTTCAATATCCATTATTAGCTGATGAAGATAAAGCGGTTATTGAAGCTTTTGGTGTTTGGGGACCTAAGAAATTTATGGGTAAAGAATATGATGGTATTCACAGAACCACTTTTGTAATAAATGAAGATGGTGTTATTGAAGATGTTATATCAAAAGTAAAAACCAAAGCTCATGCAGAGCAGATTTTAGGCGAATAACAATATGTAAAGTAAACAAAAAAGCGACTATTATTCTACTTTCGGTAGGTAATAGTCGCTTTTTTGATTTTTTAATTATATCTCAATTCTTATGCATCACCTCTTCAGATTCGCAACCAAATAAGCTCTTTTCTTTAATTAATTTAGAAACACCTTCTGGCAACATAGCTTCCCATCCATCTTCATTATCTACTATCATTTTAAGGACAGTTCTAGAGAACACAGTAAGGTTAGATGCATTATAATCTGTTATGTCTACAACTTTGCCATTGTATTTAAAGAATTTGTATAATTCCTTCATACGTGGATGAACTTTAAGGTTTTCACTTGTAGTTACAGTTCCATCCTTGTTTTCCATTGGATATAAATACACTCTTAAATCTTTGTAAAATAGTTTTCCAAAGGCTTCTAATATGCCTCCACTTAAATGACGGTAATATTTCTCGTCAAAAATATCTACAAGATTATTCACACCCATAGCTAATCCCATTCTTGCTCTAGAATATTGAGAGAAGTATTCTACCAATTTATAATATTCTTGGAAGTTAGAGATTAATACCGTTTGTCCTAAAGAACATAACAGTTTAGCACGATCCATAAAATCTTGTTCGTCAATTTCTCCTTCAGCTCTTAGATTGGACAGTGTGATTTCAAAAACAACTTGTGTTTTATCTTTATCAACTTTATTTTCTTTAATGAACATTTCGTAAGATTTCTCCAGCATGTCCATATTAACCTTAGTTACAGGTCTAAAACTTCCTCTAAGTGTTAAAATATTCTTTTTGTAAAGTACACGAGCAGGCAATACATTATTACCATCTGGCGCAAACATTACGGCATCTGTCATTCCGTTTTTAACCAGTTGTAAACTCATTAAACGGTTATCTACGTTTTCAAATACTGGACCTGAGAAATTAATAGTGTCAATCTCTAATTGATCTTTATCTAAGTGGTCGTATAAATAGCGTAATAATTTACGCGGTTGGTTGTACTTGTAAAATGCACCATAAATTAAATTAGTTCCTAATTTACCTAAGGTTTCTTGTTGTAATCGCGCATCCGTTTCTTTAAAACGTACGTGGATTATAATATCGTTATACTCTTGGTTAGGCGCAACTTGGTATTTGATGCCAACCCAACCGTGACCTTTAAATTTTTTCGCAAAATCTATCGTTGCAACGGTATTGGCATAAGAGAAGAATATTTTGTTCGGATGTTTATCTCTCGTTATACGCTTTTCCATTAAATTAACTTCGTGATTCAGCATCTTACGAAGTCTGGCCTCAGTTACGTAACGTTTATCATCTTCAATCCCATAAATCGCATCACTAAAATCTTTATCATAAGCAGACATCGCTTTAGCAATAGTTCCAGAAGCTCCTCCTGCTCTAAAAAATTGACGTACAGTCTCTTGTCCGGCTCCAATTTCAGAAAAGGTGCCATAGATATCTGCATTAAGGTTTATTCGTAAAGCTTTGTCTGCTAGAGATGGAATATTTTCAAAATCAGAATCGCCTGCGTACGTTATGTCCTTCATAGATATTGGGTTTGCGTCGTTTTAGCAAAGGTACTGTTTTACTGTTGCAAACAAAAAAATAAGTTTATTTTTGTGATTACAATTCTGAATTGAAAATATAATAAATGTATAGCGTGTTTTTTTTATTTATAATGAAATACAAAGGAAAATAAGACGTTTTTTTACGAGTATAACAATTTAGGATCATTTTAGAAATTCAATAGTTTTGAAAATAACATTTTTAGGTACAGGTACATCGCAAGGAATTCCAATTATTGGGAGCGATCACCCAGTGTGCTTAAGTGAAAATCCTAAAGATAAACGCTTACGTGTTTCGGTTTTGGTAGAATGGGAAAATTTTACGTTTGTAGTAGATTGCGGACCCGATTTTAGACAACAAATGCTTAGAGCTAAAGTATCTAAAATTGATGGTATTATTTTTACGCACGAGCATGCCGATCATACGATGGGTTTAGATGATATTAGACCGTTTTTTTTCAGGCAAGGAGATATTGCATTATATGCACATCAACGTGTTTTTAATGCATTAGAGAAGCGTTTTGATTATATTTTTGCAACTGAAAACAAGTATCCAGGAGTTCCGAGTGTAACGAAAACAGAAGTTAAAAACGAGCCTTTTTTAGCAGGAAACCTTAACGTTATTCCTATTGACGGTTTACATTATAAACTCCAGGTTTTTGGGTATCGATTTCATAATTTTGCCTATTTAACAGACATGAAAACGATTGCTGATACCGAAATTGAAAAACTTCAAAATTTAGATGTTTTAGTGGTGAATGCATTAAGAATTAAACCACATATTTCACATTTCAATTTAGAAGAAGCCTTGGCTTTTATTGCCAAAGTAAAACCTAAACGTGCCTATTTAACACATATTAGCCATCTATTAGGTTTTCATGATGATGTAGAACAACTATTACCTGAAAACGTTTTTTTAGCTTACGATAATTTACAAATTACTATTTAGATATGAAGAATAAAATTTTAATGTATTTATTTATTTTTTCCGTGCTGTTGATTGTTTTTCAGTATGTAAATTCAAAGAATATTATTGATAAATATGAAGAGGATATTGTTAAGATAAAAGATAAAGTTGTTGAAAAGGATAAGGCCATTAAAGCTTTAGAGGAACAGAATTTCGAATTAAGTTATTTTAATATTGATAGAAACGAAGATGCTTTAACGTATTTTGAAGCACTAGGTTATGATACTGAACAATTGATTCCTGCCATAATCGATGGACTTTATAATATGAATGATTATGAGGGGGAAGATCATCCAATTGTTCCTTATGTATCTATGACAGATTCTAAATTAGTTATTAATAAAGTTAGAGTTATGAATCATAAATGGATTGTTGCTAATTTTACGGATGGAGAATTTTGGGGTGAAATTTTTGTGACGTATTCAATTGACGAAAACAACGACCTAAAGTATAAATTGGTGGAATATTTCCTGTATCCTAAGATTGGTTAGATATGTTTAACTAACCAAGCTTTTAAATCATGAAAATTTTGAGGTGCAACACCATGTCCAACAGGATATTCTGAATACACATAATTAATTCCTAATTCTTTAAGAAATACAGGTGCTTTTTGTGCCCAATCTACCGGAATAACTTGGTCCACAGCACCATGAGAACAAAAGAAGTTTAAATGCGAAACAGCACTTTCGGCTATGATTTCTGGTAAAATATCTTCGTTTATATAGCCACTTAAAGCTACAATATTTTTAACTTTTTCAGGATATGTTAAGGCAACAGCGTAACTCAAAATTGTACCTTGACTAAAACCTAATAGCGTAACATTATTAGAATCTACAGCGTAAGTGTTACAAGCATAATCAATAAATTCAGCAATTAAATTTACCGATTGTTTTGCTTGTTCATTATCGCTCCATTTACCTTTATCAGCATCAAAATTAATGGCATACCAAGCATTTCCGTAAGGTTGCATAGTATAAGGTGCACGTAACGAGATAATCATTAATTCCTCTGGTAATTCAGAAGCGAAAGAAAATAAATCATTTTCATCGCTACCGTAACCATGGCACATAATTAAAAGTGGGGCGTTTTCTTTGAGCGAAGATGGTCTAGTGATGTAGTGTAATTTTGACATAATTATTATCCAATAGAATTAAATACTTTTTGAAAGTAATCACCAAGTAAAGGGATTTTATTTTGCTTGCCTGTAATAGCACCATAAATGCCATAAAGATAGAGCACTGAAAAGAATATCCAAAAGGACATACTTATCATTATGCTATCAAAACTAGTAATAACAAAAGCGATAAGGATGTAAGTTATGCCCAATCCCAAAGCTTGTCTAATATGAAAAAAAGTAAATGGATTTTTTTTGTCTTGGTTCATAAAAAAGGCAATCAATGTACCAAATAAAGTGAGGTAGGCGACTAATCCTAAAGTTTTACCTTCGTCTATTGTATTCTGAGTCATTATTTTAAAGCAATTTTGTTATTGGCTATGATGCCATAAGTTTCACCTTTAAGTTTTGATCCTAAAAACATACTATTCTTTGATCGTGATGAAATGAATTCTGTACTAAACTCGTAAGTCTTATCTGGATTAAACAAAGTTAAATCGGCTATTTCACCTTCGTTAATAGCGCTTTCTACAATGTTAAATCTAGACTTTCCTTTCGTTAAAAGATTTATAGCTTTCTTAGTCGTAAAGATGTTTCGTAAAGCACCAAAAGTAGATTCTAAACCGATGGTTCCATATTTAGCAAAATCGAATTCAATCTTTTTATGTTCTATGTCAATAGGATTATGGTCGCTGGTTACCATATCAATAGTACCATCTTTTAAACCTTCAATTAAAGCATCACAATCGGTTTGAGTTCTTAAAGGAGGAAGCACTTTAAAATTCGTGTCAAAGTCGTGTAAAACATCATCGGTAAAAACTAAATTATGAATAGTAACACTGCAGGTTATATTCAACTTTTTAGCTTTTGCAGCTCTAATCAATTCAACAGATTTTGCGGTAGAAATTGTTGGAATATGAAGCTTACCTTCCGTATATTCTAATAAAAATAAATCTCTAGCAACTTGTAATTCTTCAGCTAAAGCCGGATTTCCTTTTAGTCCTAATTTAGTGCTATTTATATGTTCGTTAACGACTCCAAGTCCAGAAATTTTAGATTCCTGAGGAAAAGAACAAACCAAACCATCAAAATTACTGGCGTATTGCAAAGCAATTTTCATGAGGTTAGGATTAGAAATAGGTTTTTGGTAATCATAAAAAGCAACGGCTCCTGCATTAGTCATGTCAAATAGTTCTGCTAAATCTTCCCCTTTGCTCAATTGTGTTAAAGCTCCGATAGGATAGAGGCTAACGGCATGATCTTGAGCTTTAGATTTTACAAAGGTAATGTCAGCATAAGAATCAATTACTGGTTGAGAATTTGCATTTAATGCTACAGCTGTAAATCCTGAATTAGCAGCAGTTTTTAAACCATTTACTATGGTTTCGCGTTCTTCGTAACCAGGTTCTCCAAAAGACACACTGCTATCAAACCAGCCTTGCGAGATATGCAAGTTGTCTAATTTTATTTCTTTGTAATCTTTAGGATTAGGAATGCTCTTGGCGATCTCAGAAATTCGACCTTTTTCAATTAAAATATCAACCGTTTCATTGTTAAAATCACTTTTAGAATCAACGATGGTTGCAGATTTTATGAGTGCGTTCATGAATTGAATATGTTAGTTTCGGTGACTATTTATTAAGTTATTTGATATTCAGGCGGCCTAAATACATCATTAACTTTATAACACTTTGAATTTTGAAATAATTATTTTAAAAATTTTAAAAGCAAAATTTCTACTATCAAAAATACTAGTGCAAAAATAACAAACCATTTCCATAGCGCATTAACATTTGTGTTACTTTTTATCGTATTAATAGTTGCTGCTAAGCTAGAATCTATTGTGGCATTATTTAACGTGCCTAAATCATAATAATTAAGATTACTTTCAGCTCTATTGTAATTGAAACTTAAATTTTGAAGCACTTGTTCTTTATTCTTAACATTCAAAATCCCAGCTGTATTTGGATAATCTTCTGTCTCTAAAATTACAGATTTACTATACGTTTTTTGAAGTGGAATAACCGAAATGTCATCAGAATCTAAAGTTAATATATCATCTTGACCTATTGAAGTTTGAACAGCAATAGAATTCGAATCACCTATAGTATAATATAATTGAGACAATTTTAAACTTTGTAATCCCATATTATACAATACAGGAATTATTAATTGCGAGTTTTTAAAATTAGAATTATCTGAGTTTAATGCTGAAGAAAACACATAGGCATTTGTATTGCCAACTAAAAAAGGAGTACCATCTTCATAAGATAAAACAGCATTTGAATTTGAAGAAAAATGATACGATTTTTCGATTTTGGGATATTGAAAATTAGTTACTTTAGAGTAAAATGCATTCGCTAAAAGTGGATGATTATAGTTAATGCTAGTGATTCGTTTCTCATTAGTGTTCTGATTGCCGAATTCATTTGTGATTAATTCTTTAAGTGTTTGATTGTAGGAGTTTAAGTTAATAGTGTCCGAAGGAATTATTAGTAGTTTGCCACCATCATTTTTAAATGCAATTAAAGCTGTTTTTAAAGCATCTGAAATGGTTTCGAGCTCATTCAAAATAATCAAATTCTGCTCAGGAATCAATTTGAAGTTAAGTGCATTTAGTTTGAAACTATTATAATCAAATTCATCCGCTGTATAAATACGTCCCAAGAAGGAGTCGTCAGCATTTTCATTAATTGCTAAAACCTTAATTTTTGGTTTCGAGTTTATATTAAAATAGAACGAATTATCATATTGCAAACCAGCATCATCAATTACTAATTTTCCATTAATGACTTTATTGTTTGCAATTGTAAAGGTCGTTTCGGCTTCTGTATTAATATCTATGGCACTTTTTGTGAGTAAAATGTCATCATTAAATAAGGAAACAGAAACATTATCAATAGGTGTAGCTGTGTTAGATAATTTTACATTGAGATCTATGGTTTCAGCTGTTGCATTGGTAACATAAACACTATCAATGCTAATGTTAGTTGTAATTACTGATTTTGGCTGTACCAATTTTAGCTGAATAGTACTATCAACTTCAAAATTAAGTGGCTTCCCTTTTTGCTGAAAATCAGAGACTAAAACTAAATTCTGAGTTGCAGCACCTAGATTAGTAAACAATTGTTTTCCTTTTAAGTATACAGCATCATAATTAAGTTGTGTTGGCGAATGTGTTAATTGGATTAAATCGTTTTTTAGAGCCTTAACAGTCGTGTTTTTGAATGTTGCATCATTAGTAAATAAACTGATAGACTCATCTTCGGGTAAGGTGTTAATGATATCTTGAATCGCTTCATTTAACAGTGTGCCATTGCTACCTTTGGCTTCCATACTAAAGGAGTTATCTAGGTAAATAACCGTTTCTTGTGCGTCGTTAAAATCTTCAGTATTTGGAATAAAAGGTTGTGCAAATGCTATAACTACGCATGCTAAGAGGAGCATTCGTGTTAATAAAGTAATCCATTTTTTAAGTTGTGAACTTTTACGAGTTTGAAGTTTAACTGATTTTAAAAACTTAACATTGGTAAATTCAACTTTCTGAAAACGACGAAGCTGAAATAAATGTATGAGAATAGGAATGACTAGCAAAAATAAGGCGTAAAGTAATTCGGGGTTTTTAAACTGCATTCTTTATTTTTAATTTTTACTCAACTGTCATTTTATATGCAGTTTAGTTTTCAATTAATTTATAAAATTTATATTTTCTAGCGACAATAATAAATTTATTGCTCGTCTGTTCTTGTTCTATCGGTTCTCCATTATTATCCACATAAATAGTACTATAACTGCCTCCAAAATTAAAATTGTAATTACATTCTTTTAAAAATACTGAGTATGGGTTATTCGTATCATCATGGTTCTCATTTACTTCAGTTACATTCTTAAAAGCATTAATTACTTCGTTTTTTCCATGCTTAAGGAAAAGCGTTTCTATTTTTAAGACATCTCTTCTGTTGCAATCGCCTCCATAACTACATCCATTAATTGAATCTAAAATTTTTAAAGAAAGATCGTAATTTTTCTTTTTATTCGCAATTTGAGCTTCTAAAAGTTCAATAGAACTATAAGCTCCTGCCCAAGAATTACCACAAAAACCGTAATTGCTATTTCTCGCTTTTACTAAATATTCTTCAGCTTTTTTTTACTTATTCTTTTTAAAAGATTTTTCAGCTTTAGATATGAAATTGTATCCATCTTTATAGTCATACTTGTCAGTTTGAGACCATCCAAAGAACGAAATAAAAAAAAGAAAAAAAAATACTAGTTTTAATTTCATATTCATTAGAATGACTACTGTTATAGTTTTTGACAGACCTTTCAGGTTTTGAAAACTGGAAAGGTCTTAATACTTCAAATATATAGAATACAAAGAGATTACCCCGTTCCGCTTTTGAGAAATTTAACAGAAAAAGAAATAATCTATCATCGCTTGCATATTTTGAGTTTCAAAATAATGTTTAATCTCTTTTTGAGCTTCCAAATTAGCAACGGTAACGATACTTTGCGGATTCTTTAGTTCACTTAAATAATCAAAATTAAAAAGTTCTTGGTCGTATATATGTTTTCCTATTTTCTTAGGGTTGTCGCAAATCCAGTTAAACGGAATATTTTGTTTCAACAATATTTTGGCTAATGTTTTTCCTTTGTGTCCTGCACCCCAAATTGCTAGTGGTCGTGAGGCATCATAATTCAACTCTAAAAAGTATTTTACTTTTAGATCTAGAAAAGAATTCTCTGCATAATGCTCATGTGTTCTTGATGTTCTTGTGCTATAATCTCTCCAATGAAGTAACACTTTATCGCAAGGAATACAAGTATAATTAGCTTTATAAAACCGGAATGCTAAATCATAATCTTCGGGATAAATATCGGAATTAAAACCTCCACAGGCATCAAAATCTTCGCGATGTAGCATCCAACAAGGAGATGGAATGACGCATTCTTTATAAATTTCAGAATAGTTTTTACCTTCAACCGTTAACGAGTTTAACCATTGCTCATAACGTGCAAAGCCACCACTTAACCCATCGGCTCTAAAGTATTTTACCTGTCCGATAGCTAAATGCTTTTTGCCGTATTTTTCAAGATTAGAGACCATGGTCTCAAGTCGGGTAGGTGTCATTATATCATCACTATCCATTCTGGAGATATAACTTCCGGAGCTGTGTTTGTATGCTGTTTTTAAAGCTTCTATAATTCCGCTATCACTATTTTTATATAGTTTTACCCTAGAATCTTGTTGTGTGTAGTTTTCAACTATGCTGTATGAATTATCTTCAGAATAATCATC encodes:
- the bcp gene encoding thioredoxin-dependent thiol peroxidase; translation: MTYLKVGDKAPNFSATDEKGNAISLSDYKGKKLVVFFYPKASTPGCTAEACNLNDNYDRFKAQGYEILGVSADSAKRQTNFKTKYGFQYPLLADEDKAVIEAFGVWGPKKFMGKEYDGIHRTTFVINEDGVIEDVISKVKTKAHAEQILGE
- a CDS encoding TonB-dependent receptor encodes the protein MKDITYAGDSDFENIPSLADKALRINLNADIYGTFSEIGAGQETVRQFFRAGGASGTIAKAMSAYDKDFSDAIYGIEDDKRYVTEARLRKMLNHEVNLMEKRITRDKHPNKIFFSYANTVATIDFAKKFKGHGWVGIKYQVAPNQEYNDIIIHVRFKETDARLQQETLGKLGTNLIYGAFYKYNQPRKLLRYLYDHLDKDQLEIDTINFSGPVFENVDNRLMSLQLVKNGMTDAVMFAPDGNNVLPARVLYKKNILTLRGSFRPVTKVNMDMLEKSYEMFIKENKVDKDKTQVVFEITLSNLRAEGEIDEQDFMDRAKLLCSLGQTVLISNFQEYYKLVEYFSQYSRARMGLAMGVNNLVDIFDEKYYRHLSGGILEAFGKLFYKDLRVYLYPMENKDGTVTTSENLKVHPRMKELYKFFKYNGKVVDITDYNASNLTVFSRTVLKMIVDNEDGWEAMLPEGVSKLIKEKSLFGCESEEVMHKN
- a CDS encoding MBL fold metallo-hydrolase, giving the protein MKITFLGTGTSQGIPIIGSDHPVCLSENPKDKRLRVSVLVEWENFTFVVDCGPDFRQQMLRAKVSKIDGIIFTHEHADHTMGLDDIRPFFFRQGDIALYAHQRVFNALEKRFDYIFATENKYPGVPSVTKTEVKNEPFLAGNLNVIPIDGLHYKLQVFGYRFHNFAYLTDMKTIADTEIEKLQNLDVLVVNALRIKPHISHFNLEEALAFIAKVKPKRAYLTHISHLLGFHDDVEQLLPENVFLAYDNLQITI
- a CDS encoding hydrolase encodes the protein MKNKILMYLFIFSVLLIVFQYVNSKNIIDKYEEDIVKIKDKVVEKDKAIKALEEQNFELSYFNIDRNEDALTYFEALGYDTEQLIPAIIDGLYNMNDYEGEDHPIVPYVSMTDSKLVINKVRVMNHKWIVANFTDGEFWGEIFVTYSIDENNDLKYKLVEYFLYPKIG
- a CDS encoding alpha/beta hydrolase, which produces MSKLHYITRPSSLKENAPLLIMCHGYGSDENDLFSFASELPEELMIISLRAPYTMQPYGNAWYAINFDADKGKWSDNEQAKQSVNLIAEFIDYACNTYAVDSNNVTLLGFSQGTILSYAVALTYPEKVKNIVALSGYINEDILPEIIAESAVSHLNFFCSHGAVDQVIPVDWAQKAPVFLKELGINYVYSEYPVGHGVAPQNFHDLKAWLVKHI
- a CDS encoding dihydroorotase; its protein translation is MNALIKSATIVDSKSDFNNETVDILIEKGRISEIAKSIPNPKDYKEIKLDNLHISQGWFDSSVSFGEPGYEERETIVNGLKTAANSGFTAVALNANSQPVIDSYADITFVKSKAQDHAVSLYPIGALTQLSKGEDLAELFDMTNAGAVAFYDYQKPISNPNLMKIALQYASNFDGLVCSFPQESKISGLGVVNEHINSTKLGLKGNPALAEELQVARDLFLLEYTEGKLHIPTISTAKSVELIRAAKAKKLNITCSVTIHNLVFTDDVLHDFDTNFKVLPPLRTQTDCDALIEGLKDGTIDMVTSDHNPIDIEHKKIEFDFAKYGTIGLESTFGALRNIFTTKKAINLLTKGKSRFNIVESAINEGEIADLTLFNPDKTYEFSTEFISSRSKNSMFLGSKLKGETYGIIANNKIALK
- a CDS encoding BatA domain-containing protein, whose amino-acid sequence is MQFKNPELLYALFLLVIPILIHLFQLRRFQKVEFTNVKFLKSVKLQTRKSSQLKKWITLLTRMLLLACVVIAFAQPFIPNTEDFNDAQETVIYLDNSFSMEAKGSNGTLLNEAIQDIINTLPEDESISLFTNDATFKNTTVKALKNDLIQLTHSPTQLNYDAVYLKGKQLFTNLGAATQNLVLVSDFQQKGKPLNFEVDSTIQLKLVQPKSVITTNISIDSVYVTNATAETIDLNVKLSNTATPIDNVSVSLFNDDILLTKSAIDINTEAETTFTIANNKVINGKLVIDDAGLQYDNSFYFNINSKPKIKVLAINENADDSFLGRIYTADEFDYNSFKLNALNFKLIPEQNLIILNELETISDALKTALIAFKNDGGKLLIIPSDTINLNSYNQTLKELITNEFGNQNTNEKRITSINYNHPLLANAFYSKVTNFQYPKIEKSYHFSSNSNAVLSYEDGTPFLVGNTNAYVFSSALNSDNSNFKNSQLIIPVLYNMGLQSLKLSQLYYTIGDSNSIAVQTSIGQDDILTLDSDDISVIPLQKTYSKSVILETEDYPNTAGILNVKNKEQVLQNLSFNYNRAESNLNYYDLGTLNNATIDSSLAATINTIKSNTNVNALWKWFVIFALVFLIVEILLLKFLK
- a CDS encoding glycosyltransferase family 2 protein, translating into MSQPLVSIVIPFKNTEAFIKECITSILRQTYSNWEAIFIDDYSEDNSYSIVENYTQQDSRVKLYKNSDSGIIEALKTAYKHSSGSYISRMDSDDIMTPTRLETMVSNLEKYGKKHLAIGQVKYFRADGLSGGFARYEQWLNSLTVEGKNYSEIYKECVIPSPCWMLHREDFDACGGFNSDIYPEDYDLAFRFYKANYTCIPCDKVLLHWRDYSTRTSRTHEHYAENSFLDLKVKYFLELNYDASRPLAIWGAGHKGKTLAKILLKQNIPFNWICDNPKKIGKHIYDQELFNFDYLSELKNPQSIVTVANLEAQKEIKHYFETQNMQAMIDYFFFC